Proteins from a single region of Thermodesulfatator atlanticus DSM 21156:
- a CDS encoding glycosyltransferase family 4 protein, which translates to MRIAQVSPLHESVPPKLYGGTERVVHYLTEELVKMGHEVTLFASGDSETSAKLIPCTERSLRLDPQVKDTLAHHIIMLEKVAKLAKNFDIIHFHIDYIHFPLMRRLGVPYVTTLHGRLDIPDLKPLFEEFSDAPVISISNAQRTPLPHARWVATVYHGLPENLYQFHPKGGNYLAFLGRISPEKRPDRAIQIAERVGMKLLIAAKVDQADRAYYESVIKPLLKSPWVEFIGEINDREKDEFLGNAYALVFPIDWPEPFGLVMIESMACGTPVIAWRCGSVPEVIEDGVSGFIVESMDEAVAAVEKVATLNRLNCRKAFERRFTAKVMAQNYLNVYEKVLQAERTLLKVA; encoded by the coding sequence ATGAGGATTGCCCAAGTATCACCTTTACATGAAAGCGTGCCTCCCAAATTATACGGTGGCACCGAAAGGGTAGTGCATTATTTGACTGAAGAGCTTGTGAAAATGGGCCATGAGGTAACGCTTTTTGCGTCTGGCGATTCTGAAACCTCTGCCAAGCTTATTCCCTGCACAGAAAGATCTCTTCGTCTGGATCCACAGGTAAAAGATACTCTGGCTCATCATATCATCATGCTTGAAAAAGTAGCCAAACTTGCCAAAAACTTTGACATTATTCATTTCCATATTGACTACATCCATTTTCCATTAATGCGGCGCCTGGGAGTCCCTTACGTAACTACTCTTCATGGTCGACTCGATATTCCAGATTTAAAACCCCTTTTTGAGGAGTTCTCAGATGCACCGGTTATTTCCATTTCCAACGCTCAGCGTACACCTTTGCCCCATGCTCGTTGGGTAGCCACGGTTTACCACGGACTTCCAGAAAATCTCTATCAGTTTCATCCCAAGGGAGGAAACTATCTAGCCTTTCTTGGAAGAATATCTCCTGAAAAGCGCCCTGACCGGGCTATCCAAATTGCCGAACGCGTAGGGATGAAGCTCCTCATTGCTGCTAAAGTTGATCAAGCAGACCGTGCTTATTATGAATCTGTAATCAAACCACTCCTTAAAAGTCCCTGGGTTGAATTTATCGGAGAGATAAACGATCGCGAAAAAGACGAATTTTTAGGAAATGCCTACGCCCTTGTCTTCCCGATTGACTGGCCAGAGCCTTTTGGCCTGGTGATGATAGAATCCATGGCCTGTGGTACCCCGGTAATTGCCTGGCGTTGTGGTTCTGTGCCTGAAGTAATCGAAGACGGTGTCTCTGGGTTCATCGTAGAAAGCATGGACGAGGCGGTGGCTGCGGTTGAAAAAGTAGCAACGCTTAATAGACTCAACTGCCGCAAGGCTTTTGAAAGACGTTTTACTGCCAAAGTCATGGCCCAAAATTATCTCAACGTTTACGAAAAAGTCCTTCAGGCTGAAAGGACTTTGCTTAAGGTGGCATGA
- a CDS encoding amylo-alpha-1,6-glucosidase, which yields MKECITKPKPQKFYILATSPGLPKEALTLKHGDSFALFDPYGDIRQEGLGEQGIYHCGTRFLSRLELHFCHARPFLLNSSTTRDNLMVVSDLTNPDLMLEGEEFLPRGSVHILRQKFLYQGVCYEAIRVANFSPCKIHLPLSIFFDADFIDIFEIRGTRRRKRGKFFTQEIKDEQVVFKYLGLDGKLRKTKIVFDPAPAELKPDYALFYLELAPKEKKNLFLVIACLMEDEEDILPFTKAYLANRQELKRLYRESCRVSTTHEHFNAWLKRSASDIFMMLTHTPYGLYPYAGIPWFNTFFGRDGIITALECLWLNPDIARGVLKFLAATQAQELDPDADAEPGKIIHEMRFGEMAATGEIPFGRYYGTIDATPLFIVLAGEYFERTRDLAFIKDIWPNLEAAYLWMKQYGDLDNDAFLEYQALEEGLVNKGWKDSHDSVFHADGTMAKHPIALVEVQAYAYLAYLSLAKLARLLGNPRFASQLEEEALVLKKNFLRAFWDEELNTFVLALDGDKRPCRVCTSNAGHVLFGDLAEERQAFLTVEKLFSKEMFSGWGIRTLSSKEVLYNPVSYHNGSVWPHDNAIIALGLARYGLKHFINKMLGAFSEASLYFPYHRMPELFCGFSRRPDQGPIPYPVACNPQAWAAGAVFMMLSAALGLKFTERGLCFCRPSLPKFLRQVRIRNLLVNGYHIDFDVINHDTDVTINILRKPKGIEIMVLK from the coding sequence ATGAAAGAATGCATAACTAAACCAAAACCGCAAAAATTTTATATTTTGGCTACTTCTCCGGGCCTCCCCAAAGAGGCCCTTACTTTAAAACATGGGGATTCTTTCGCCCTTTTTGATCCCTACGGAGATATTCGCCAGGAAGGCTTGGGAGAACAGGGAATATACCACTGTGGCACACGCTTTCTTTCGAGGCTTGAGCTTCACTTTTGTCATGCAAGGCCTTTTTTGCTCAACTCCTCTACCACCCGCGACAATCTTATGGTGGTAAGTGACCTTACCAATCCGGACTTAATGCTTGAGGGAGAAGAATTCCTGCCCCGAGGAAGCGTTCATATTTTGCGGCAAAAATTTCTTTACCAAGGAGTATGTTACGAAGCGATACGTGTGGCTAACTTTTCTCCTTGCAAAATCCACCTGCCTTTGAGCATTTTCTTTGACGCGGATTTTATCGATATTTTCGAGATAAGGGGAACCAGGCGGCGCAAAAGAGGGAAATTTTTCACGCAGGAGATAAAAGACGAGCAAGTAGTTTTTAAGTATCTGGGCCTTGATGGGAAATTAAGAAAAACAAAGATTGTCTTTGATCCGGCTCCAGCAGAATTAAAACCCGATTATGCCCTTTTTTATCTTGAGCTTGCACCCAAAGAAAAAAAGAATCTATTTCTGGTAATTGCCTGTCTCATGGAAGACGAAGAAGATATTTTGCCTTTTACCAAGGCCTATCTGGCAAACAGACAGGAGTTAAAAAGGCTTTACCGTGAGTCCTGTCGGGTAAGCACCACTCATGAACATTTCAATGCCTGGCTTAAAAGATCAGCAAGCGACATTTTCATGATGCTCACGCACACCCCTTATGGGCTTTATCCCTATGCCGGGATCCCTTGGTTTAATACCTTTTTTGGGCGCGACGGCATTATCACTGCCCTTGAATGCCTCTGGCTAAATCCAGACATTGCAAGGGGGGTTCTAAAATTTTTAGCTGCAACCCAGGCTCAAGAACTTGACCCTGATGCCGATGCTGAACCAGGAAAGATTATTCATGAGATGCGTTTTGGAGAGATGGCAGCCACAGGTGAAATTCCATTTGGAAGGTATTACGGCACTATTGACGCCACACCGCTTTTTATTGTACTTGCGGGAGAATATTTTGAACGCACCCGGGACCTGGCTTTTATTAAAGATATCTGGCCCAATCTTGAAGCTGCCTACCTGTGGATGAAACAATACGGCGACCTGGATAACGATGCTTTTCTAGAATACCAGGCATTAGAAGAAGGTTTAGTAAACAAAGGCTGGAAGGATTCACACGACAGCGTATTTCACGCTGATGGCACTATGGCCAAACACCCTATAGCGCTGGTGGAAGTGCAGGCCTATGCCTACCTTGCCTACCTTAGCCTGGCGAAACTGGCCAGACTTCTCGGAAACCCTCGCTTTGCTTCTCAGCTGGAAGAAGAGGCCCTTGTTTTGAAAAAAAACTTTTTGAGAGCCTTTTGGGATGAAGAATTAAACACCTTTGTTTTGGCCTTGGACGGCGATAAAAGGCCCTGTCGGGTATGCACTTCCAATGCTGGCCACGTTCTTTTCGGAGACTTGGCAGAAGAAAGACAGGCCTTTTTGACAGTGGAAAAACTTTTTAGCAAAGAAATGTTTTCAGGCTGGGGTATTCGCACCCTTTCCTCTAAAGAAGTTTTATACAACCCGGTTTCTTATCATAACGGTTCTGTCTGGCCCCATGATAATGCCATTATTGCTCTTGGCCTTGCTCGTTACGGCCTTAAGCACTTTATCAATAAGATGCTTGGGGCCTTCAGTGAAGCAAGCCTTTATTTCCCGTATCACCGGATGCCTGAGCTTTTTTGCGGTTTTAGTCGACGCCCAGATCAAGGGCCTATTCCCTATCCTGTGGCGTGTAATCCACAAGCCTGGGCTGCCGGGGCCGTTTTCATGATGCTTTCCGCTGCCCTTGGGCTTAAGTTCACCGAAAGAGGACTCTGTTTTTGCCGACCTTCTTTGCCTAAGTTTTTGAGACAGGTGAGAATACGCAACTTGCTTGTTAACGGGTATCACATCGACTTTGACGTGATAAATCATGATACCGACGTGACCATCAATATTTTGCGCAAACCCAAGGGGATAGAGATTATGGTCTTGAAATAA
- the lpxB gene encoding lipid-A-disaccharide synthase, whose translation MSAGPDTTLHVFLVAGEASGDLHGASFLRALREIVPHLHAVGIGGPKLRAAGLQCLYPAESLAIMGLPSWQEVRKIIAIFRRIKEHFSKNPPALLVLIDFPEFNLRLARMAKRFGIPVFYYISPQIWAWRTRRVKLIKKVVDRMAVVLPFEVDFYQKFGYEVHFVGHPLIDVVRPALNRKTFFRLAGLNLAKPLIGIFPGSRPREIRTLLPLFLEAFEKIKYRRPGIQGVIVKAEGIDDDLIPKIKNPAVKVVKGYQYEVMAQSEAIMVASGTVTLEATIVGVPMVVAYKMGKLSYLLAKRLVKVPYASLPNLLAGKEVVPELLQEKATPDNLAEALLKFLEDKNYADKVRKGLSQIKETLGPGGASWRAAELAAGLLPQAKFLISRP comes from the coding sequence TTGTCTGCCGGACCTGATACGACACTGCATGTCTTCTTAGTGGCAGGAGAGGCCTCAGGGGATCTCCACGGGGCTTCTTTCCTGAGAGCCTTGCGCGAAATTGTCCCGCATCTTCATGCCGTAGGAATTGGAGGGCCCAAACTTAGAGCTGCCGGGCTTCAATGCCTTTATCCCGCAGAGAGCCTGGCCATCATGGGACTCCCTTCTTGGCAAGAGGTTCGCAAAATTATCGCTATTTTCCGCCGCATTAAAGAACACTTTAGCAAAAATCCCCCGGCTCTTTTGGTATTGATAGATTTTCCCGAGTTCAACTTGCGGCTTGCCCGTATGGCTAAGCGCTTTGGGATCCCGGTCTTTTACTACATCAGCCCTCAAATCTGGGCCTGGCGCACAAGACGCGTGAAACTCATCAAAAAAGTAGTGGATCGCATGGCGGTAGTGCTTCCCTTTGAAGTGGATTTTTACCAAAAATTCGGCTATGAGGTCCATTTCGTTGGTCATCCTCTGATTGACGTGGTAAGGCCTGCGCTGAATAGAAAAACCTTCTTTCGCCTGGCAGGGCTTAATCTTGCCAAACCTTTAATTGGGATCTTCCCTGGAAGCAGACCAAGGGAAATAAGAACTCTTCTGCCGCTATTTCTGGAAGCTTTTGAAAAAATAAAATATCGCCGTCCAGGAATACAAGGAGTAATTGTCAAGGCAGAAGGCATTGATGATGATCTAATCCCCAAAATAAAAAACCCTGCCGTTAAAGTTGTTAAGGGATACCAGTACGAAGTTATGGCCCAATCAGAGGCCATAATGGTAGCTTCAGGCACAGTAACCCTCGAAGCAACGATTGTGGGAGTCCCCATGGTAGTGGCCTATAAAATGGGAAAACTAAGTTATCTTCTAGCCAAAAGGCTTGTTAAGGTACCCTATGCCAGTCTTCCCAATCTCTTGGCAGGAAAAGAAGTAGTCCCTGAACTGCTTCAAGAAAAAGCAACCCCTGATAATCTTGCTGAGGCGTTGCTCAAGTTCCTGGAAGACAAAAACTATGCAGATAAGGTGCGAAAAGGGCTTTCTCAAATAAAAGAAACCTTGGGCCCGGGAGGTGCCTCTTGGCGGGCAGCGGAACTTGCGGCAGGCCTTCTTCCTCAGGCAAAGTTTCTTATTTCAAGACCATAA
- a CDS encoding Gfo/Idh/MocA family protein: MSKVRIAVIGVGHLGRFHAQKLAKLPEAELVGVVDVLRERANAVAKECNTKAFYDYQEVLPLVDAVSIVVPTVYHFEVAKAALYAGCHVFVEKPLASTPEEARKLVSLAKELGLILQVGHIERFNPAIKKLLSKVKNPRFIEAHRVSKYSARCLDVDVILDLMIHDIDLMLTIVGDEIKELQAAGAPVITDKIDLASVRIHFKNGMVANLTASRIALKPARSFRVYQEGAYLAADTLESTFTYVELSKTNNGQLPDPEKFPNPDPLFEEICAFIEAVKTGKHPPVSGEDGFEALELAFRIKKEIEKQKAHFLAREGSCLPDLIRHCMSS; the protein is encoded by the coding sequence ATGAGTAAAGTGCGCATTGCAGTGATAGGGGTGGGCCATCTTGGCCGCTTTCACGCTCAAAAATTGGCCAAACTGCCTGAAGCCGAGTTAGTGGGAGTAGTGGACGTACTGCGAGAGCGTGCCAATGCGGTAGCCAAAGAATGTAATACCAAGGCATTTTATGACTATCAGGAAGTACTACCCTTGGTTGATGCGGTCTCAATAGTTGTTCCTACGGTTTATCACTTTGAAGTTGCGAAGGCGGCTCTTTATGCAGGTTGCCATGTTTTTGTGGAAAAACCCCTGGCAAGCACGCCAGAAGAAGCCCGCAAGCTTGTTTCACTTGCCAAAGAACTAGGGCTTATTCTTCAGGTGGGCCATATTGAACGCTTTAACCCAGCCATTAAAAAACTCTTATCTAAGGTGAAAAATCCCCGTTTTATTGAAGCCCATAGGGTATCAAAATACTCCGCACGTTGTCTTGATGTAGATGTCATCCTTGATCTTATGATCCACGATATCGATCTCATGCTCACTATTGTAGGTGACGAAATAAAAGAACTTCAAGCCGCAGGGGCACCGGTTATCACAGACAAAATAGATCTCGCCAGCGTCAGGATTCATTTTAAAAACGGCATGGTGGCCAATCTGACGGCAAGCCGTATAGCCTTAAAACCTGCCCGTTCTTTTAGGGTTTATCAGGAAGGGGCTTATCTTGCAGCTGATACCCTAGAGAGCACTTTCACCTATGTTGAGCTTTCTAAGACTAACAATGGCCAGCTCCCTGATCCTGAAAAATTTCCCAATCCTGACCCGTTGTTTGAAGAAATTTGTGCTTTTATCGAAGCCGTTAAAACGGGAAAACATCCTCCTGTCAGTGGCGAAGATGGCTTTGAAGCCCTTGAGCTTGCCTTTCGGATCAAGAAAGAAATCGAAAAGCAAAAAGCACATTTTCTCGCGAGAGAAGGATCTTGTCTGCCGGACCTGATACGACACTGCATGTCTTCTTAG
- a CDS encoding LpxI family protein: MIALIAGEGQYPLLFAKAVKEAGKPLLVVTFNGHANHSLAQFADKYYVLPLTKFGKLLKVLKENDAQEVAFAGRIRKSKVISEAKPDLKTILLWRKLRTRNDDDILRLAAEEIEKTGAKVISPTKYLPELLTPAGILTRKKPNKKQLEDIIYGFSIAKAIGELDIGQCVVVKDRMVVAVEALEGTDATIARAGKLLKDTVVVKVFKPTQDPRFDLPSAGLDTIKEMIAARAKVLALEAHRSLFFNREEALSLADKNGIVVVGVRYE; the protein is encoded by the coding sequence ATGATAGCCCTTATTGCTGGAGAAGGACAATATCCTTTACTATTTGCCAAAGCCGTAAAGGAAGCCGGAAAACCTTTGCTAGTGGTAACTTTTAATGGCCATGCCAACCACAGCCTGGCACAATTTGCAGACAAATATTACGTACTGCCCCTTACCAAATTTGGGAAACTCCTTAAGGTTCTTAAGGAAAATGACGCTCAGGAAGTAGCCTTTGCCGGGCGCATTCGTAAAAGCAAAGTGATTTCAGAAGCCAAACCAGACCTCAAAACAATACTGCTCTGGCGCAAACTGCGCACCAGAAACGACGACGATATTTTGCGCCTTGCAGCGGAAGAAATAGAAAAAACCGGTGCAAAGGTCATCTCCCCTACCAAGTACCTGCCTGAGTTGCTTACACCAGCAGGGATCTTGACCAGAAAAAAACCCAATAAAAAGCAGCTTGAAGACATTATTTACGGTTTTTCCATTGCAAAGGCCATTGGAGAGCTCGATATAGGCCAATGCGTAGTAGTGAAAGACCGCATGGTTGTTGCGGTTGAGGCCCTTGAAGGCACAGACGCTACCATAGCAAGGGCCGGAAAGCTACTTAAAGACACCGTAGTAGTCAAAGTATTCAAGCCCACGCAGGATCCCCGTTTTGATCTGCCTTCAGCAGGGTTAGATACCATCAAAGAAATGATAGCCGCGCGTGCCAAGGTGTTGGCCCTTGAAGCACACCGTTCGCTTTTTTTTAATCGGGAAGAGGCTTTGTCTTTAGCTGATAAGAACGGTATAGTGGTGGTGGGAGTTCGATATGAGTAA
- the lpxA gene encoding acyl-ACP--UDP-N-acetylglucosamine O-acyltransferase: protein MAEIHPQAIVDPSAELGEDVTIGPGAIIEKNVIIGDGTSVGPYAIIYEGTTIGKKNQIGPFVTIGAAPQHLACQGRGTRVEIGDENIIREYASIHRGTTLDQGLTRIGNRCFIMAYAHVGHDCVLADEVILTNTVNLGGHVKIGKGVVIGGNSAVHQFCRLGELSFVAGLSGVDKDVPPFVRVFGSPAKIVGLNLVGLRRAKLSSDAIRKLSKALKIYLREGTLKEALARIEESFPEDDIVQKFVAFLKEDSKRGAIRKALGE, encoded by the coding sequence ATGGCAGAGATTCATCCGCAAGCAATAGTTGACCCTTCAGCAGAATTGGGAGAAGACGTAACTATTGGCCCTGGCGCCATAATTGAAAAAAACGTCATTATTGGCGATGGCACTTCTGTCGGCCCCTACGCCATCATCTACGAAGGGACAACAATTGGCAAAAAAAATCAAATTGGCCCTTTTGTCACTATTGGAGCTGCCCCTCAGCATCTTGCCTGCCAGGGGCGTGGTACCCGTGTAGAAATAGGCGACGAAAATATCATACGGGAATATGCTTCTATCCACCGGGGCACCACCCTTGATCAAGGCCTTACCCGCATTGGCAACAGGTGCTTTATTATGGCTTATGCCCACGTGGGCCATGATTGTGTGCTTGCCGATGAAGTAATCCTCACCAACACCGTGAACCTGGGTGGTCATGTAAAAATTGGAAAAGGGGTGGTTATCGGTGGAAACTCTGCTGTGCATCAGTTCTGTCGGCTAGGAGAGCTTTCTTTTGTTGCCGGCTTAAGCGGGGTGGACAAAGACGTCCCGCCTTTTGTGAGGGTTTTTGGCAGTCCAGCAAAGATTGTCGGGCTCAATTTGGTGGGGCTTAGGCGGGCAAAGCTTTCTTCAGACGCTATTCGCAAGCTTAGCAAAGCCCTTAAAATTTACCTGCGCGAAGGAACGTTAAAAGAAGCCCTTGCGAGAATTGAAGAAAGTTTCCCTGAAGACGATATAGTGCAAAAATTTGTAGCTTTTCTCAAAGAAGACTCAAAACGCGGCGCTATACGTAAAGCCTTAGGAGAATAA
- the fabZ gene encoding 3-hydroxyacyl-ACP dehydratase FabZ — protein MITIDHKEILELLPHRFPFLFVDRVVKLDPEVPMIEAIKCFTWNEQFFQGHFPGEPVVPGVILVEALAQVGIIFFKKMKPEYQDRLFFFAGIEKARFRAPVYPGDTVRMVIEGIKSKRNIHRTSGKAFVGDKLVCEAEVIAAVR, from the coding sequence ATGATAACGATTGATCATAAGGAGATCCTTGAGCTTTTGCCACATAGGTTTCCGTTTCTTTTTGTGGACAGGGTTGTAAAACTTGATCCCGAAGTACCGATGATTGAAGCTATAAAGTGTTTTACCTGGAATGAGCAGTTCTTCCAGGGACATTTCCCCGGTGAGCCGGTAGTGCCTGGGGTGATTTTAGTAGAGGCCCTTGCGCAGGTCGGCATTATCTTCTTTAAAAAAATGAAACCAGAATACCAGGACAGGCTATTTTTCTTTGCCGGGATAGAAAAGGCAAGGTTTCGTGCCCCTGTTTATCCGGGAGACACGGTGCGCATGGTGATAGAAGGTATCAAATCAAAGCGAAATATCCATCGCACTAGTGGCAAAGCCTTTGTTGGCGATAAACTTGTTTGCGAAGCAGAAGTAATAGCGGCGGTGCGCTAA
- the lpxD gene encoding UDP-3-O-(3-hydroxymyristoyl)glucosamine N-acyltransferase: MKKKLSELASLIGAKLEGEDLEVSGVTALDLAEETDLSFVETGRFVEAAQKSKAKALIIPPNLLQRLSGKSFLVVPNVRAALAKVAWLFYEEPEHPKGVSSLAFIEEGAEIHEEASIYPFVYVARGAKIKAGAILYPGVYVGQGAEIGEGTVIYPNAVIYPRTKIANNAIVHAGAVIGADGFGYAQEEGKHLKIPHFGRVEIGEEVEIGANTTVDRATFGVTSIGAGSKIDNLVQIAHNVRIGKACVFAGQVGITGSVRIGDFVMMGGQAGVSNHVGERAIVAAKAGIAKEVPPGKAVAGAPAMEIAKWRRCVAAYEKLPDLIKEIRELRARLKELEEKVHDND, encoded by the coding sequence TTGAAAAAGAAACTAAGTGAACTTGCCAGTTTAATAGGTGCAAAATTAGAAGGCGAAGATTTAGAAGTTTCAGGCGTAACTGCCCTTGACCTTGCAGAGGAAACTGACCTTTCTTTTGTGGAGACAGGAAGGTTTGTAGAAGCAGCACAAAAATCAAAGGCAAAGGCCCTTATCATCCCTCCGAATCTTCTTCAAAGACTTAGCGGAAAAAGTTTCTTGGTGGTACCCAACGTTCGGGCAGCACTGGCCAAAGTTGCTTGGCTTTTTTATGAAGAACCAGAGCATCCCAAAGGCGTAAGTTCTCTGGCCTTTATCGAAGAAGGAGCTGAAATCCACGAAGAAGCGAGCATATATCCCTTTGTTTATGTGGCTCGGGGGGCCAAGATAAAAGCAGGGGCTATTCTTTATCCCGGTGTTTACGTAGGTCAGGGGGCTGAAATCGGAGAAGGCACAGTCATTTATCCCAACGCGGTTATTTACCCCCGCACCAAAATTGCTAATAACGCCATCGTACATGCCGGAGCAGTAATTGGCGCTGATGGTTTTGGCTATGCCCAGGAAGAAGGAAAGCATTTAAAGATTCCGCATTTTGGCAGGGTTGAAATTGGCGAAGAAGTTGAAATCGGCGCCAACACCACTGTCGATCGTGCCACTTTTGGGGTGACCAGCATTGGTGCCGGAAGCAAGATAGACAACCTGGTTCAGATTGCCCATAACGTGCGTATTGGTAAGGCTTGCGTTTTTGCAGGGCAGGTGGGCATCACAGGAAGCGTGAGAATCGGCGATTTTGTAATGATGGGTGGCCAGGCAGGGGTATCCAACCATGTCGGGGAAAGAGCCATTGTCGCGGCCAAAGCAGGCATTGCCAAAGAAGTACCACCAGGCAAAGCCGTAGCAGGAGCCCCAGCCATGGAAATCGCCAAATGGCGGCGCTGTGTGGCTGCTTACGAAAAGCTTCCGGATCTGATAAAAGAAATCCGCGAACTTAGAGCAAGATTAAAAGAACTTGAGGAGAAAGTCCATGATAACGATTGA
- a CDS encoding thiamine biosynthesis protein: protein MKARALLLFSEGLDSILAGKILALQGIEVYAVRFITPFFGWKWKGKEKEFDTYVREEFGFHRGIIKDITKEYLAMLKKPPHGYGSQFNPCIDCKILMLKHAKKMLPHVSAQFLATGEVVGQRPMSQLRNILRHIEKQAQVEDILLRPLCALKLKETKPEREGLVDRSKLLDIAGRGRKRQLALAKELGLKKIPSPAGGCLLTDPSLAPRIKRFFEKEEEVTPKEAELLTFGRHFELPHGSWLVLGRDAEENERIKTLSEPGDTILKLRDFPGPTGIFLILCKDDLLEGAKLVKKYAPKARKNENVAVRIISNGEENIILV from the coding sequence ATGAAGGCCCGCGCGCTTTTACTTTTCTCAGAGGGCCTTGATAGCATTTTGGCCGGCAAAATCCTTGCCTTACAAGGTATCGAAGTTTACGCCGTGCGTTTTATCACTCCTTTTTTTGGCTGGAAATGGAAAGGAAAAGAAAAAGAATTTGACACTTATGTCCGTGAGGAATTTGGATTTCACCGTGGCATAATAAAGGACATAACCAAAGAATACTTGGCAATGTTAAAGAAGCCGCCACACGGTTACGGTTCACAGTTCAATCCGTGTATTGATTGCAAGATCCTTATGCTAAAACATGCCAAAAAGATGCTTCCTCACGTTTCTGCTCAGTTTTTGGCAACCGGTGAAGTGGTTGGACAACGTCCTATGAGTCAGTTGCGCAATATTTTACGCCACATTGAAAAACAAGCCCAGGTGGAAGATATTTTGCTTAGGCCTCTTTGTGCCTTGAAACTAAAAGAAACCAAGCCGGAGCGTGAAGGGCTTGTTGATAGGTCAAAACTACTTGATATTGCAGGTCGTGGGCGCAAACGCCAGCTCGCCCTTGCTAAAGAATTGGGCCTAAAAAAAATTCCTTCTCCTGCTGGGGGGTGCCTTTTAACAGATCCATCCCTTGCGCCGCGAATTAAACGTTTTTTCGAAAAAGAAGAAGAGGTAACTCCCAAAGAAGCAGAGCTACTCACCTTTGGCAGGCATTTTGAGCTGCCTCACGGAAGTTGGCTTGTTTTAGGGCGTGATGCCGAAGAAAACGAGCGCATTAAAACACTTAGTGAACCCGGTGACACCATACTTAAACTGCGCGATTTCCCTGGCCCAACTGGGATCTTTTTAATACTTTGCAAAGACGATCTTTTAGAAGGAGCCAAGTTAGTAAAAAAATACGCACCAAAAGCCCGCAAAAATGAAAATGTCGCGGTACGAATAATTTCAAACGGAGAAGAAAATATTATTCTGGTTTAA